In one Oreochromis aureus strain Israel breed Guangdong linkage group 2, ZZ_aureus, whole genome shotgun sequence genomic region, the following are encoded:
- the LOC116314827 gene encoding uncharacterized protein LOC116314827 isoform X2 encodes MLETVTKGTYEQISLNGQFNNSRFSATKAGHVYSLIIRNVSKEDEATYLCHAGSVYEVEFINGTILAVTDPKTQHKFVTVKQTPDMESVNLGDTMTLQCSLLSKNKNDTDQCPGEDKVHWFKGGSESHPDIIYHGNVRNKEDGRCEYSLSKTITKSSDAGTYYCAVVTCSEILFGEGTKVVTNEFPLSAVLVTLLIFSVLVNFGLILSRKQKPTCEQSKGGETISTEPPINEQDRSTADQLRG; translated from the exons ATGCTTGAAACTGTCACTAAAGGAACTTATGAACAAATATCCCTCAACGGACAATTTAACAACTCAAGATTCAGTGCCACAAAAGCAGGTCATGTGTATTCTCTTATCATAAGAAATGTAAGCAAAGAAGATGAAGCAACTTACCTCTGTCATGCAGGATCGGTATATGAAGTGGAATTTATAAATGGCACAATTTTGGCAGTGACTG ATCCTAAAACTCAACATAAATTTGTCACCGTGAAACAAACTCCAGACATGGAGTCAGTCAACCTGGGTGATACAATGACTCTGCAGTGTTCGCTTCTCTCTAAGAACAAGAATGACACAGATCAGTGTCCAGGGGAAGACAAAGTGCACTGGTTTAAAGGTGGATCAGAATCCCATCCAGATATCATTTACCACGGCAATGTCAGAAATAAAGAGGATGGGAGATGTGAATACAGTCTGTCCAAAACTATAACAAAGTCATCTGATGCTGGGACGTACTACTGTGCTGTTGTCACATGCAGCGAGATCCTGTTTGGTGAAGGAACAAAAGTGGTGACAA ATGAGTTCCCGCTCAGTGCTGTGCTTGTGACACTGCTgatcttctctgtgcttgtaaATTTTGGTCTGATTCTGTCCAGAAAACAGAAGCCAACTTGCGAACAGTCCAAAG GAGGAGAAACCATCTCCACTGAGCCTCCAATCAATGAACAGGATAGATCAACTGCAGATCAACTGA GAGGGTGA
- the LOC116314828 gene encoding uncharacterized protein LOC116314828, which produces MMVLWMILLLLHHGNSLVPVKMVQLGEPATLKCDIPKEIRSKVYWYRQSVGDTLKLIVTLYRDTEPVYASAFLKSRFSAQNANNFSKLTVLETIQEDEGIYHCGMTAWHNLEWSGTYLLVKGKTERTSNYIVVQQPIESNPLRPGDTVTLQCSIHSDSENKTCPGHHNVFWFRAGPNKSHPNILYTHENRTDHCEKRSEHQDRCVYRFSKNVSSSDAGTYYCAVATCGEILLGNGTTVELERTTQLVFIQMAILISCLTISIIGNIFLICRRSVCKKSKGYESAITEVQTDNLFQSTEADINYAALNFSERKTRGRRKREFTETSVYS; this is translated from the exons ATGATGGTGTTATGGATGATATTACTTCTTCTTCATCATGGAA ATTCTCTGGTTCCAGTGAAAATGGTTCAACTTGGTGAACCAGCAACCTTAAAATGTGATATACCCAAAGAGATCAGGAGTAAAGTATACTGGTACAGGCAGAGTGTTGGGGATACACTTAAATTAATTGTGACACTATATCGAGATACAGAACCTGTGTATGCTTCTGCGTTTTTGAAATCAAGATTTTCTGCACAGAATGCCAACAATTTTAGCAAACTGACTGTTCTGGAGACAATCCAAGAGGATGAGGGAATTTATCATTGTGGAATGACAGCGTGGCATAATCTTGAATGGAGTGGAACATATTTGTTAGTTAAAG GAAAGACTGAAAGGACATCAAACTATATTGTTGTACAGCAGCCGATAGAATCAAATCCACTCCGTCCAGGAGACACAGTGACTCTTCAGTGTTCAATTCATTCTGATTCTGAGAACAAGACGTGTCCAGGacatcataatgttttctgGTTCAGAGCTGGACCTAATAAATCTCATCCAAACATCCTCTACACTCATGAAAATAGAACTGATCATTGTGAGAAAAGATCTGAACATCAGGATAGATGTGTTTATCGCTTCTCTAAGAATGTCAGCTCCTCTGATGCTGGGACTTACTACTGTGCTGTGGCCACATGTGGGGAGATATTATTGGGAAACGGAACTACAGTTGAACTTG agCGAACAACACAACTTGTATTTATTCAAATGGCAATATTAATAAGCTGTTTGACCATTTCAATCATTGGAAACATTTTTCTCATCTGCAGACGAAGCGTATGTAAGAAAAGTAAAG GATACGAAAGCGCTATAACAGAAGTCCAAACCGACAATTTGTTCCAATCA actgaagctGATATAAACTACGCTGCACTGAATTTCTCTGAACGAAAAACCAGAGGAAGAAGGAAGAGGGAGTTTACTGAGACTAGTGTCTACTCCTAA
- the LOC116314827 gene encoding uncharacterized protein LOC116314827 isoform X1 — MLETVTKGTYEQISLNGQFNNSRFSATKAGHVYSLIIRNVSKEDEATYLCHAGSVYEVEFINGTILAVTDPKTQHKFVTVKQTPDMESVNLGDTMTLQCSLLSKNKNDTDQCPGEDKVHWFKGGSESHPDIIYHGNVRNKEDGRCEYSLSKTITKSSDAGTYYCAVVTCSEILFGEGTKVVTNEFPLSAVLVTLLIFSVLVNFGLILSRKQKPTCEQSKGGETISTEPPINEQDRSTADQLSNVEGEEVGVNYAALDFSSRKVKKWKNKRELPHNSIYSGMIDYQ; from the exons ATGCTTGAAACTGTCACTAAAGGAACTTATGAACAAATATCCCTCAACGGACAATTTAACAACTCAAGATTCAGTGCCACAAAAGCAGGTCATGTGTATTCTCTTATCATAAGAAATGTAAGCAAAGAAGATGAAGCAACTTACCTCTGTCATGCAGGATCGGTATATGAAGTGGAATTTATAAATGGCACAATTTTGGCAGTGACTG ATCCTAAAACTCAACATAAATTTGTCACCGTGAAACAAACTCCAGACATGGAGTCAGTCAACCTGGGTGATACAATGACTCTGCAGTGTTCGCTTCTCTCTAAGAACAAGAATGACACAGATCAGTGTCCAGGGGAAGACAAAGTGCACTGGTTTAAAGGTGGATCAGAATCCCATCCAGATATCATTTACCACGGCAATGTCAGAAATAAAGAGGATGGGAGATGTGAATACAGTCTGTCCAAAACTATAACAAAGTCATCTGATGCTGGGACGTACTACTGTGCTGTTGTCACATGCAGCGAGATCCTGTTTGGTGAAGGAACAAAAGTGGTGACAA ATGAGTTCCCGCTCAGTGCTGTGCTTGTGACACTGCTgatcttctctgtgcttgtaaATTTTGGTCTGATTCTGTCCAGAAAACAGAAGCCAACTTGCGAACAGTCCAAAG GAGGAGAAACCATCTCCACTGAGCCTCCAATCAATGAACAGGATAGATCAACTGCAGATCAACTGAGTAATGTG GAGGGTGAAGAAGTAGGAGTAAACTATGCGGCGCTGGACTTCTCCTcaagaaaagttaaaaaatggAAGAATAAGCGGGAGCTACCACATAATAGCATATACTCTGGCATGATAGACTACCAGTAA